The DNA sequence GTTTTGAACAGTATATTAATTGTTACACCAGGAAGAATCGTATTTTAGACAAATGCTATGGTAATTTAAAACATGCTTACAAAGCCATAGCTAAACCACCTCTGTCTAACTCTGATCACAATACTGTTCATCTGATCCCTACTTATAAGACTGCCCTCAAGAGCTCTAAACCCCTGGTGAAATCTTTCAATGTATGGTCAGAAGATAGCATAGAATCACTGAAAGGTTGCTTTCTATGCACAGATTGGGACATTTTTTCTAGGGAATCAAGCTTGGATTATGCCACAGAAGTAATTATAGATTATATCAAATTCTGTGTTGATATTGTGATTccaaaaaagaaagtaaaagtctACCCCAACAACAAACCTTATGTTACCAAGGAAGTGAAGGACTGTATTAATAGGAAGCACCAGGCATTTAAGAACAAGGATCACTTACaactaaaaactgtacaaaaggAATTGAACCAGAGGCTCAAAGAGGCAAAAGAACATCACAGGGGTCTGATGGAGAAACACTTTCAAACTATGAACTCTAAAAGATTATAGGACTCAATGAAAATAGCAACCAACATGAAATTAACAAGTTTTTGCATGTCACAGATGATTTGGCAAAAGCAAATGAATTGAACTATTTTTATAAGAGGTTTgacaattatgatttttctgCTAAATGTGATATGGTGCTTGATAGTATTGCTATCGATGATGCTGATAGGTTGGAGATTGACCCTAAATCCATCACTAAGGTTTTTAAGCAAGTTAATGCAACTAAGGCCACAGGTCCAGATGGCATATCTCCTTTTTTAATAAGAACATGTGCAGACAAACTAACATCAGCTTGGTCTCCTATTTTCCAGAGGTCCCTGTACGCTCACATTGTGCCAAATCTATGGAAAAAGGCAATCATTACCCCTGTTCTTAAAAAAGCTTGTCCACAGGAGAATAATGATCTTAGACCTATCGCCTAAACTTCTGTTGTGATGAAGTGTATGGAAAAGCTCATCGTGAGCCAATTAAAACTGGAAGTATGTCATCAGTTAGATCCCTATCAGTTCGCATATAAACGTCAAAGATGATGCTATCAACAGTTTAGTGCACCTAGTGACTAAACATCTTGAGAATCATAGATTCATATGCTAGACCAGAGGTTTTCAAACCCTGGGTCGCGACCCAGACTTAAAAAATGGGTCGCGGGATGAGTTAAggaaaatgttataaaaatatttaatgcaattttaataataataaaacaataacaacaacaataataataactttgaATAGAAACacacggtaacactttattttaaggtctcttaactagctgcttattagcatgcatattaatagaattttagccatttattagttgtaattaagcacatattaatgccttattctacatgaccttattctacattcctaatcctacccaatacctaaacttaacaacgaccttactaactattaataagcagggaattaggaatttattaagggaaaagtcgttgttaatagtgaataagtgttccctgttctaaagtgttaacaaacacacttaaaaacaacattaaaagaaagcaaaataaatactAGATTTCCGTCACCTGACCCACGTAACGTTTCATGCAATCACATAGCGCTAAGTCGTTGACGCAGCCATTTTCTTTTCCCCACTGCGATGATGCAAACTGCAAAGGCGAGTAGAGTTATATTAGTAGCCagtctttaatttattttatgctgAATATGAGCAGGCCAAAGTCAAAAAGTAcaatttatgattttttcaCGAGGAAAAGAGGCCCTGAGACCAAGACCACTTCAAATGAAGCAGCAGAAAACAGCGTCAGCGGCCCAACTCTGCCGCAAACAGCGGAGATCAGCAGAAAAGATAGTGAAGGTGATGCATGTGAACATCATAGCAGTACTTTTTGCCCAgcaaagaaaaagcagaaatccGGAGTAAGGCCATATAAAGATGATTTTTTGAAGTCTGGGTTCGTCAACTGTTCGGATGCAGGCCACACTTCAATACCAATGTGCGTAATATCCTGTGAAAAGTTAGCAAATGAAAGTTTGAAACCAGCAAAGCTGGAAAGACATTTAAGTACTCGTCATGCCGATTTTGCGGACAAACCATTGGCTTTTTTTCAGAGGAAGGCTCAAGAGATTCAGTCATCAGCTCAGGTACTCAGCAGAAGCATAACAGTCAATCAAAAATTACACTTGGCATCTTATAAAGTTTCATATCGTGTTGCCAAAGAAAAAGCGCCACATACAATTGCAGAGAGATTAATTTTACCTGCTGCATTAGACATAGTAAATACAGTTCTGGATGAAAAGGCATCTGAAAAGCTAAAACGAATTCCTCTTAGTGACAATACGGTGTCACGCCGAATTGGGAATATTGCCTAGAATTTGGAAGAACAGCTGATAGCGAGACTGAAGTCAGCAAAGGATTTTGCTATTCAGCTGGACGAGAGCACTGCTATTACATCAAGCGCTACGCTACTGGTTTATGTTCGGTACGTCTGGCAAGGTGAATTTGTTGAAGATCTTCTGTGCTGCCTAACACTGCCTTCCAGCACATCAGGAGCACATATCTTTGAAGAATTAAATGCTTTCATGACAAAATGCGGCCTAGAATGGGTCAACTGCAAAGGCATCACCAGCGATGGCGCAGCCAACATCACTGGAAAAAATAGCGGAGTTGTCAGAAGGATTAGGGATGCAGCAGGACAGAACattgtttggaatcattgttttattcatCGTGAAGCTTTGGCATCAAAAGGAATCCCACCCGAGCTTGAAGTGGTGATGAGAGACATTGTTAAAGTTGTGAACTACATTAAAGGTAGTGCTCTTAACAGCAGACTTTTCAAGGCCCTGTGTACCGAAATAGGGGCCGAGCACACACATTTACTCTTTCATACAGAGGTGAGATGGCTGTCGAAGGGCAGGGTGGTCAGCCGAGTGTACGAACTGAGGGATGAAATACGTGCTTTTCTAACTGAGAAACTGTCACCTCTCGCAAGCTCATTCAGTGATGAAAAGTGGCTTTTAACCCTTTCTTATCTTGCTGACATATTTTCTGTTCTAAACGAACTGAATCTAAAACTACAAGGAAGGGAGGATAATATTTTCAGACATTCCGAACAAATTCAAGCTTTCCAGAAATCACTCGAACTCTGGCAGCTTCGACTCAAATCCTCAAGCTACTATATGTTCCTGACAATGATGAAACACTTTGAAGAAAATGATGTGTCCAAGAAAACGATTGCTGACTTGACGCGCCTCATGCAGTCACATCTGGATGCACTGATGGGGAAA is a window from the Onychostoma macrolepis isolate SWU-2019 chromosome 03, ASM1243209v1, whole genome shotgun sequence genome containing:
- the LOC131535840 gene encoding LOW QUALITY PROTEIN: protein FAM200A-like (The sequence of the model RefSeq protein was modified relative to this genomic sequence to represent the inferred CDS: inserted 2 bases in 1 codon; substituted 1 base at 1 genomic stop codon); translation: MSRPKSKSTIYDFFTRKRGPETKTTSNEAAENSVSGPTLPQTAEISRKDSEGDACEHHSSTFCPAKKKQKSGVRPYKDDFLKSGFVNCSDAGHTSIPMCVISCEKLANESLKPAKLERHLSTRHADFADKPLAFFQRKAQEIQSSAQVLSRSITVNQKLHLASYKVSYRVAKEKAPHTIAERLILPAALDIVNTVLDEKASEKLKRIPLSDNTVSRRIGNIAXNLEEQLIARLKSAKDFAIQLDESTAITSSATLLVYVRYVWQGEFVEDLLCCLTLPSSTSGAHIFEELNAFMTKCGLEWVNCKGITSDGAANITGKNSGVVRRIRDAAGQNIVWNHCFIHREALASKGIPPELEVVMRDIVKVVNYIKGSALNSRLFKALCTEIGAEHTHLLFHTEVRWLSKGRVVSRVYELRDEIRAFLTEKLSPLASSFSDEKWLLTLSYLADIFSVLNELNLKLQGREDNIFRHSEQIQAFQKSLELWQLRLKSSSYYMFLTMMKHFEENDVSKKTIADLTRLMQSHLDALMGKFSRYFPQEKFNELKDKRWVKNPLDFETPDSIAGLNLTPEEESEMLQLTCDGTLKTRHKTEKXDLSTEYPMLSKASVSLLLSFTTTYMCETGFSVLTKMKTKERNQLNASPDMRVALSSCEPAWDQIMQNKQAHPSY